The window GTATCGCGAGGTAATCTTCGAGCAGTATCTGGGCGGCGATATCGTCCACCGGGCTGCGGTCCGGACGTCCAACACTGCGGGCTCGCCGGCGGGCCTCGTCGGTTGACAGGTACTCGCCCTGCAGAGCGACCTTGATGCCCTGGGCCGATAGCTCGGCGGCGAGCTTCTCCGACCGTCGACAGGCGGGGCCTCGCGTACCGTCTGCACCAATCGGGAGGCCGACCACGATGCATGCGGCATTGACCTTTCGAGCGAGCTCGACGATCAGGCGCACGGCGTCTTTGGTGTTCCCGTAGGGTGCGACCTCGAGCGGCGACACCACTCCCGTGACGTCGTCACCAGCCGCAAATCCCATCCGGCGACCACCGGGATCGACCCCCAGGTACCGCATCTGTACATTGTACGCGCGAACCCGAGACGCCAACGGTGATGTCGGCATGAACGGATACAATGTGCGAGGAGTTGTAAGCGCCTGCCTGGAGGTCTATGGCCCGACTCGAAGCCGGGGACCCTTCCGCCGCGTGGCGGTTGTTTCTGATCGCGCTGTCGCTGGTCGCGTTGGCGGCCATCGGTGGGGCTGTGGATGAGGAAGAGAGAGTCGTTCTCCACGCCGAGTCGCAGCAGGGCACGGCGGACGGGTGGCACGGCGAGGGAGAGGTCCAGATCATCTATCAGGACATCGAGATTCGATGTGATGTAGCCGACTGGAACCGCGCGACTGGTGAGGTGGTGGCACGAGGGAACGTCATCCTCGACCGTGGTCCGAGTCGGTTCACGGCAGATCTGGCGAGATTCAACATCGAGCAGAAGACTGGCGTGTTCTTCAACGCAACGGCGTTCATCGACCCTATGTACACCTTCACCGGGCGAGTGATCGAGAAGCTGGACGAGACCCATTACCGCATCGATCAAGCTACATTTACGACCTGTTCGACCGACGGCAAGCCGCCGTGGAGTTTTCACATTCGCAAGGCCAAGGTGGAACAGGAGGGCCTCGGGTATTTTTCCAGCTCGGCGATGAAGGTCCGTGGGGTGCCGGTGTTTTACATGCCGTACATGGTGTGGCCTGTCAAGCAGGAACGAGCGCCCGGTCTGCTCTTTCCCAGGCTGGGGTACTCGAACACCAGGGGTTTCAACTTCGGCCTGCCGCTCTACATTCCCTTCGGGCGCAGCTACGACACGACCATCTTTGCGGATTACTACACCGAAGGATTCATGGGGTTGGGTAACAGTTGGCGTTGGGCGCCGGTGCAGGGTGCGCGTGGCGAGATCGATTTTTATGCCCTCTGGGGACGGGAAGCTGCAACGGACGACGAAGAGATTGGACCGTTCGAATGGAAGGTCTCCGGTCGCCACTCGCAGGAGGATTTCCTTGGCTTCAGGCTGATGGCACAGGCCGAAGACATGTCCGATATCGATTTCTGGCAGGAGTTCGATCGCACCTTCGACGCCAACACCCGACGCGACCTCTACTCCTTCATTTTCCTGACCCGCGCCTTCGGGCCGTACGCGCTGAACATCCGCACCGATCATCGCAAGACCTTTCTGACCACTGCGGATGTCACCCTCACGCAGCTCCCCGAGGTCGAGGTGCGGTCCGGTTCGACGGCGATAGCCGGTTCGCCGGTCTACCTCAATCTCATCGGATCCCTCAACTACTTCAAGGTTGATCGTGACTTTAAAAGCACGAACATGATCGACCTGGTGGGCGACTACGGGCGGGCGGACCTCTTTCCCCAGTTTTCCTACACCCTTCCGGGGCCGCCCTGGATTTCGGTCACGCCTCGCGTCGGTGGACGTTTCACCTACTACACCGACCAGTACACCGAAGACCGTCAGGCATTCGCGGGCGAAGGGATCGAGCGCATCTATGCGACTGGTGCGGTCGACATTGTGGGCCCCTCCCTGTCGAAGGTGTTCGAAAGCGGGATGGGCGCCTATAGCAAGATCAAACACCTGATCGAACCGCGAATCGAGTACCGCTATCTGACGACCACCACCGACGTGACGCGAATACCGATCTTCGACGAGGTCGACTCCACGCCCAGGGACGCCAATCAGGTCAACCTGGTGCTCGCCAACCGAGTTCTCGGACGCGCCAGGGAGGGAGTCGGCACCCGAGAGCTCGCATCACTTGAGGTCGCCCAGGCGTACTCCTTCGATGAGCCCCTGAATCGTGGAGATGGTGTTCAAACCAGCCAGCTCGGACCTCTTGGCCTCGCGCTGCGGCTGACTCCCGCCCAGGGAACCGGGTTTGATGCTCGAGTGTCCTACGACACGCTCTTCAAAAACCTCCGCTCCGCCTCGCTCG of the Acidobacteriota bacterium genome contains:
- the ruvX gene encoding Holliday junction resolvase RuvX, which encodes MRYLGVDPGGRRMGFAAGDDVTGVVSPLEVAPYGNTKDAVRLIVELARKVNAACIVVGLPIGADGTRGPACRRSEKLAAELSAQGIKVALQGEYLSTDEARRRARSVGRPDRSPVDDIAAQILLEDYLAIRANTAAEEA
- the lptD gene encoding LPS assembly protein LptD, which gives rise to MARLEAGDPSAAWRLFLIALSLVALAAIGGAVDEEERVVLHAESQQGTADGWHGEGEVQIIYQDIEIRCDVADWNRATGEVVARGNVILDRGPSRFTADLARFNIEQKTGVFFNATAFIDPMYTFTGRVIEKLDETHYRIDQATFTTCSTDGKPPWSFHIRKAKVEQEGLGYFSSSAMKVRGVPVFYMPYMVWPVKQERAPGLLFPRLGYSNTRGFNFGLPLYIPFGRSYDTTIFADYYTEGFMGLGNSWRWAPVQGARGEIDFYALWGREAATDDEEIGPFEWKVSGRHSQEDFLGFRLMAQAEDMSDIDFWQEFDRTFDANTRRDLYSFIFLTRAFGPYALNIRTDHRKTFLTTADVTLTQLPEVEVRSGSTAIAGSPVYLNLIGSLNYFKVDRDFKSTNMIDLVGDYGRADLFPQFSYTLPGPPWISVTPRVGGRFTYYTDQYTEDRQAFAGEGIERIYATGAVDIVGPSLSKVFESGMGAYSKIKHLIEPRIEYRYLTTTTDVTRIPIFDEVDSTPRDANQVNLVLANRVLGRAREGVGTRELASLEVAQAYSFDEPLNRGDGVQTSQLGPLGLALRLTPAQGTGFDARVSYDTLFKNLRSASLAASLTRPLGMLNLTWYESYNPKNGDKFSSQVRSMVAFRKAGFPLDASIQIAYDIVKDSLGDQRYQINYQGSCWNISAQYRDTRIGIYPTREFLIVVGLKGVGALPEIKGSLGGY